The DNA window CCCAGCCAGATATGGCTCCTCGCGCTTCCCCGGCAAACCGCTCGTCGAACTGAATGGCAAGCCGATGATTCAACATGTGTATGAGCGGGCGGTCGCTTGCCGTGCCGTTTCCGATGTCTTGGTTGCAACCGACGACGAACGTATCAAGCAAGCCGTCGAGCGGTTTGGTGGACGTGTGATCATGGTTACCGGTGACTATCGGACAGGGACGGATCGGGTTGCCGCCGTGGCCCGTATGTTTGCGGGGGAATACTTCTTGGATTTACAGGGCGATGAGATTCCGTTAAATCCAGAATTGTTGACCGACCTGATCGAGCCGTTTCTTGAAAGTGGGGCCGGCATGGGGACGCTCAAACGCGTGATGGACCATACGGAGGACCTTCTCAATTCGGCCGTGGTCAAGGTTGTGACCGACGCCAGAGGCCATGCGATGTACTTTTCACGAGCTCCGATCCCCTTCGTCCGTGATGATCCTGGGATGAAAGTGATCGGAGGGCTCCATTATATGCATCTGGGATTGTACATCTATACGAAGGAAACCCTGCTT is part of the Nitrospira sp. genome and encodes:
- the kdsB gene encoding 3-deoxy-manno-octulosonate cytidylyltransferase, encoding MPSASRSVTVVIPARYGSSRFPGKPLVELNGKPMIQHVYERAVACRAVSDVLVATDDERIKQAVERFGGRVIMVTGDYRTGTDRVAAVARMFAGEYFLDLQGDEIPLNPELLTDLIEPFLESGAGMGTLKRVMDHTEDLLNSAVVKVVTDARGHAMYFSRAPIPFVRDDPGMKVIGGLHYMHLGLYIYTKETLLRFAALPTSRLEDAEKLEQLRALDHGIRIRVWETNHASLRVDRPEDVPDVAERLQQFEAVRRELHNSGVLFKS